TTTCATTATCTATAAATGCTAACATAATATTTGATATTATTAAATCTTCAATTCCTTCTGTAGTTGCAATCGAAGCAATTAGTTTTTTCCAACAATCAACTAGGTTATGATCTAAGTGCTCTATATTATCGATATTTTCAAGTATTTCATAACTCTTTATAGTCTTTAATTGCTGGTAAGATAATCTATTTAATTTAGTAATAGTAAATTCTTGAAACATAATAAGTCCTTTTAAGGAAATTGGTTAATTTTTAAATATGAAATAACTGAATTCATTTTTTCTACTATTTTTTCTAATGAACTATTTTTTTCTTCAGCTAAAAATTGCGTTTTATTAAGATCAATTTTTAAATTTTTTTGTTTGCAATTAGAGTTGAAAAAAAATTCATGTTCAATTTGATTCTTCTTAAATTGTCCTATTACATGTAAATTTGGGATTTTTTTCTTTGCTTGCAGAATTTTTTTTGCTGGAATTGCTGAAATTAACTCAAAATCACCATGTTCTGCAATCCATAAAAGAAATTTAGGTAAATTTAGCTTATTACAAAATTCAATAGCAGATTCATCAATGCAATCTTCATTCCAAAAAAGTTTAACACCAATATTATTTATTTCACAAAGCTGTTTTACTGCTGAAAGAATTCCATCACTTGTATCAATTACTGCATGCGCAAATTTTTGAAGTTGAACTCCCTCTGTTATTCTTGCTATAGGTCGAAATAAATTTTCGGAAAATAATCTGTTACATTGACTTTTTTGATTCAAAAGAAAATCAATACATAAAGCAGGACCTCTGCCTGACTTTCCAGTTATGCATAGAAAATCATCATCTTGAATACCATCTCGCATTTTTGAAACTTTTGTAGAATATCCTAGCCCAACACTTGTAATAACTGTGCTTGTTGAACTTCCATTATCACCACCAAGTAAAAAACATTTTTGTGAATTTAATGCTGATTTAAATGAATCAGCGAGTTTTATCTGAAATGACAACGGAGTTCCAACTTCCCAGATAGTAGAAAACAAAATTCCTATTGGAATACATCCACATGCGGCTAAATCTGAGAGAGAAGCTTGTGCAGCAATCCAGCCTATTGTTTCTGGTTCTTTATAAAGTTTATTTGAAATTTCTTCTGCAACACTATCGACAGTGGAATATAAGTAAAATTTTTCTCTTAACTTAACAACTTCACAGTCAGAGTGATTGATCTCATTTATTTGCTTTTTACTTTTTTCATTTTTTCCTAGCCATGAGAATAAAGATTGTAATTCTTTATTCTCAAGTTGTGAAAAATAATTTACGGACATAATAGTAAACTTTCTTTGATAATATTGAAATTTGAATGAGTAAATTTTTTTACTTCACCATCAATTTCAAGTAGAGTTTCATTTTTTGTTTTTATTTCAATTTTATCTGTATTTACTTCTTTTAGTGAAGGATTATTTAAAATATTATTTTGTAAAAAGTCCTTCATTATTTGCAAAATATGAAGCTTATTTTTATAGATATTTTTACTTTTGCAATTAAAGTAAAATATTTTAAAGATACCATTATTGACTTTAATTTGTTTTGGATAAACAAAACTTCCTGAAAAATGTGGAATTTTAAGTATTCCTAAATTAATTATTTCATTACTAATATATTTTATACCATTATAAGTTAAGATTGTTTGTATGGGTTTATAAGAAAATAAATTTTTTAAAATTGCACAAAAAATTGCTAAATTAGTGTTATTTTTCTTTATAAAATTATTAATTCTACTATTTTTATTAAAAAAGTAATTTGCATTTGCTGTGAAACCGATACTAGCATTTACTATGAAATATTCTTTTAATAAGAAATTTTTTTTATCCTTGAATTCGACAAGTCCTACATCATGATAAAAAGCATTATCGAAGTTTAATCTTACTGGTATTGATCCTATTTTGTCTTTATTTGGCTTATGAAAATCATTTGAAGAACCAACACCTATTGCACCTATTAAGGGTTTCATTGCTCTAAATTCAAATAAAATATTCACTACAGAATGGACGGTCCCATCACCTCCTACCGCAATAAATTTATAGAATCCATCTTTAATGAAATTTATTAGCATATTTTTTAATGCTTGACTTTCTATCTTACATATATCTATTTGGGTCTTTATTATGATTTTATATTTTTCTTGTAAAATGTTTGATTTAAGAATGTAATCCCATATTTTAAGTCCTTTACCACCTTTTGCTTTGGAATTAAATAAAACAATTGTTTCATGAAAATTTTCATTGACTATAATATTTTGCATTTATGCAACCTTTTTTAGATAAATAGAAAACATGTGATCAATTATTAAGTCAGAATCTTGATTGGCTTGAATTGATGACCAAGGACCAAATTTTACTGCAACTTCCTTCCAAATCGGCTGCAATTTTTTTTGAAAAGTAAGGAATTGTTCTTCACTATTATTTCCAATAGATCTTCCCTTTTCATAATTTGAAATTTCTTTTTTTCTTTTCATTGCTATATCAGGGGAAATATCAAGATAAATTGTTAAATCAGGAACAGGAAATAATTTAGCTAAATGGTAAAGTGATTCTTTTTTCGAACCTAATCCTATTTCGCTAACAACATACTTATACCAGTAAGAATCCATGATAATTATTCTATTTTTCTTTTCATTTGCAATTTCTAAAGCCCTTTGGACGGCATGAAATATAAATATTGAACGAGAAAAGCCTTTTAAATTTTTTAAATATTCTTGAGCATGATTTTGCGAAATAAATAAATCTTCATACTGATCCCAGACCGAAGCAATAGTAATTGAACGTTCATTCAATTTTTTAGCTAAAAAAAATTGCAGCTTTTTACATACTGTTGTTTTGCCTGAGCCATCAGGCCCTGTTACTACTATAAACATTAAGAATTCCTTTCTAAATAGTTAACTAAGTCATAATAATTCCCAAAATTGACAGTTCCAAAGTTATAATTTTCTAAATTTTTTTCTTTATGAGAATTATTTTTTTTGTTTTGTAGATTTAAAATAAATACATTCATACCTATTTTTCTAGCATTTCCATCGAGAGCTAATTTATTTCCTATCATTAAGCATTCTTCTGATTTTAAGTTATTTTGTGAAAGAAAATCTTGAAAATATAATTTAGAGTGTTTGGAATAATACATATTTTTTGAATGGGAAATAAATTTAAAAGTATTTACGTCAATACCTGCCCATTGTAATCTTAAATTTACAAATTCTGGTGGCCAAAATGGATTAGTTGCTAAATATAGTTTATATCTATTTTTTGCCCAATTTATAAAAGAATTTGCTACAGGAATTATAGAAAAATATTTTCTTAATAAAGGGAAAATATATTCAATAAAATTGATTAGTATTTTTTCACTGTCATTTATTGAAATATTCATTGTTTGAGAAAATGTTTTTATAGCTTTATTATATATTAAATTTTTGTCACTATTATTTATAATATTGCTTTTAAATAAACTTAACGAATATAGAAGTTTTAAAGGCGAAACTCTAAACTCATTCCATGTCATTGCCTTTACTATAAAGTAAATTTTAGCTTGTAGTTCGTTAAAGCTAATTAAAGTTCCATCTAGGTCTATAAGTAAATTTCTAATACTATTCATTTTTGTGTTCTTTTTAAATTAGTTTTCTAAGAAATTAATGGATTCTATTGTAATTTTATTACTTTGTTAAATAAACGTAAATAAAAATTTATTTTTTGTCAAATTTTGTTCTATAAAATATTTTTTAATGTAACAGAAAAATTCTATTGTAATTTTATGAATAAATAAAAGTACTTTTTGTTTGACATATTATTTACATCTGTGTATTTAGTGTTAATTTCATTATATTAATTACATTTTCTGCTTTATTTATAAATAATTTAAGAAATAATGTTTGCAAAAAATTATAGGTAACCTTTATGAAAGAAAATAATGACTATTCAAAAATTAGCTTTGTTTTAGAAAAATTAAGTTATGCTGAATTTGATTTTAATGATTTTAATAGAATTGAAGATTCAATGCAAAAAATAAAAAATATGAAATTATTTATTGAAATTATTGAAAGAAATTCGATACAAGTTTTAGTCTATGATAGAATCAAAAATTATTTTCCAAAAATATTTAATAGTATAATAAAAATTTGTAATTGGAACTATCAGTTTGCAAAATATGAAAGTCGATTTTTAATACAGAATACTTTCATTTTTAATATTGCAAAAGAATCGAGTAAACTAGGCATAAAAATAGTATTTCTCAAGGGTTTTTGTTTTAGTCAATGTCTATATCGAGAAAAATTTTATAAAAAAATGAATGATATTGATCTCCTTATTGAAGAAAGAGACATTCATGAGTTTGAAAATATTTTAAAAAACAACAAATTTTCTTGTTTATTTAACAATTTATTCTCAAAAAAATCAAATACTTCTAAAACCCATCATCTACCTCCATATATATCAGAAGATAAATCTTGTGTAATTACTGTGCATTGGCAATTGTCACGAAATTTTCAAAAAAATAATGTAATAAATTTTATTTGGGATGATATAGTACCAATACCGAATTTTCAAAATTGTTATAGAATGTCTTGGGAATGTAATGTACTTCACTTATGTATACACTTGTCTTTATATAAAGCTGGTTTCAAAGAATTGGCAGATATCTTTAATATTATTAAATTTTGTAGTCCGCTAGATACTAAAAAATTTAAAAAATTAATAATTGAAATTTCTGCTTATGAAAAAATTTATAGAGCATTTGTATTAACAAGTAAATTTTTTCCTGAGCTTAATCAAATTCAATTTTTTTTAGAAATAACTAATTTTTGTTATAACTTCATACCAAAAAAATTAATTTTGCAATTAGAAAAAAGGACTAGATCTTTAAAATTTTTATTAATTAGCAGAACTACTTATATTACAAAATTAGAAAAAAGTTTTTTACTTTTCAAACTTTCAAAAAGTTATAATAATAAATTTAAAATTTGGTTAAAAATGTGGAAAATTTTATTTATGATTCCAGATTCAGAACAAAAATGTATTTCAGGTTACATAGGTAATAATATTTTTGTAAAATATTACTATAAATTTGTGACGCCGATTAAAATCATAAGAGCGCTCTGTTCTGAGCATGGAATTAAAAATATTTTTTTCTTTACAATATCCAATGCTTTCATAATTGTAAGCGGTCTTTTAAAACTCTCATTTTTTTCATTTGAAAAAGAACAATATGATATAAATTTAATTAATCTCTATAAGGAAATGGAATAATGCAAATCTTAACTGGACAATTATTAAAGAAGAATACAAAGGATGTAGATTATGGAGGTAAAGGGGGAAATTGTCTTTTTTTAAAAAAAAATTCATATAATATTCCAGAAACTATTCTTTACAAATGCGATGAGATACAGAATTATTTAAAATTTAAGATAAAAAAATTTGATAAAATTATGCAAGAAATTCCCCTAGAATTTGATGAAATTAGAAAAGAAGAAGAGACAAAATATTTTAACTTACAATTAGAAATTTTAAATATACCTCCTCCTGCGAAATGGCATTTTGAAGTTAAAAAAATAAAAAAATTTCTTGGTTCAAAAATAATTATACGCTCTAGTATGAGTGTTGAGGATTCTAAACTATCTTCTTTTGCGGGATGTTTTGATTCTTTCCATATTAAAAATTATGATGAACTTAGCTTATGGAATGAAATTAAAAAGGTTCTAGCTTCGGCATTAACTAAAGCCAGTGTCAAAAGAATAATAGAAGTCACTCCTCATTTTTCTAAAGTAAAACTTGGTTTTTTTATTCAAAAATATATTGAACCAGAAATTCTTGGTGTTTGTTTTAGTAGAAATCCTTTAGACATTTGGGAACAAAATGGAATTTGTGAATATGCATTTGCCGGAAATTCTGTGGTTCAAGGAACGGGAACTTCTTTCACTATTTCAAGTGAAGAACAACCTCATTCAAAATTAACATCTTTCTGGTATGAAGTCTGGCAACATGCTTTTACCCTAGAAAAAAAATTTAAGGCAGCAATCGATTATGAATGGGTATGGGATGGACATGAATTTTGGATCGTTCAAGTAAGAAAGATTGCTACTGAAGATGCATATATGTTTGAAAAAACATTTGATGGAAATCTATGGAGCAGAGAATTAACATTAGAAAGATTTCCTGAACCTTTAACACCTTTAGCGTGGTCCTCAATATCAGACATTTTTGTAACTAATGTAAGAGTTTTGAATAAACAATTTGGAATTTTAGTCAAAAATATTGAGCAAATTGCTATATCATTTGGTGGATTTATTTATGCTAATCCAAACATTTTTAGTTATCCAAAAGGTATAAAAATTAGATGGTCTCACTTTTTTTCCTTTTTTACATCATCATTATGGAAAATATTATATATATTATTTTCTTTTATAATTAAACTGTTATTTGTAAAAGACAAAAAATTTGAAATCTCTTTTTTTAAACTCCAAATAATTTTGGTTTTAATTGAAGATAATTTTAATAATGAAGTAGAAAAATGGGAATATAATAGAGATGAATTTTTGAAAAATATAAGAAAATTTGATAAACTAAAAAATTCTAATTTATTGAATGATAATACTAAAATTTTGGAAAACATGGAAAAATTAAAATTAATAGGAGAAAAATTTCTTGAATCTGATTTTTCTATTTTCTTAATGAAGAATATTTTAGAAAAAAAATTAAATAAAATATTTCAAAATTTAGGTTTTTCTGCGGATGAATATTTGAGTTACTTAGGAAATTTTTCAAATCGGACTTTAAAATTTAATGAAGAATGCAGAGAGTTATTTTTTAAAATAATAAAAGACAATTATGGAGTATACTTTCTTAATTCTTTATCTGGAGTGAAAGATATCGATGATTTTTCTAAATTATTTGATTTGCTTTGTGCTCAATCCAAGAATTATTGGAATGAATTTTTAAGTAGAAATGGGCATGTACGTACTTCTTGGGACTTTATTAAACCTTGTTTAAATGAAGCTCCATGGGAGCTTGGAAAGATTTTAGCGCAATATTTATCAAATACTGGTTTATTTCCCAAATGTGAATATAAAATGGAATATTTTATGAATAAGCTT
The Pigmentibacter ruber genome window above contains:
- a CDS encoding PEP/pyruvate-binding domain-containing protein, which encodes MQILTGQLLKKNTKDVDYGGKGGNCLFLKKNSYNIPETILYKCDEIQNYLKFKIKKFDKIMQEIPLEFDEIRKEEETKYFNLQLEILNIPPPAKWHFEVKKIKKFLGSKIIIRSSMSVEDSKLSSFAGCFDSFHIKNYDELSLWNEIKKVLASALTKASVKRIIEVTPHFSKVKLGFFIQKYIEPEILGVCFSRNPLDIWEQNGICEYAFAGNSVVQGTGTSFTISSEEQPHSKLTSFWYEVWQHAFTLEKKFKAAIDYEWVWDGHEFWIVQVRKIATEDAYMFEKTFDGNLWSRELTLERFPEPLTPLAWSSISDIFVTNVRVLNKQFGILVKNIEQIAISFGGFIYANPNIFSYPKGIKIRWSHFFSFFTSSLWKILYILFSFIIKLLFVKDKKFEISFFKLQIILVLIEDNFNNEVEKWEYNRDEFLKNIRKFDKLKNSNLLNDNTKILENMEKLKLIGEKFLESDFSIFLMKNILEKKLNKIFQNLGFSADEYLSYLGNFSNRTLKFNEECRELFFKIIKDNYGVYFLNSLSGVKDIDDFSKLFDLLCAQSKNYWNEFLSRNGHVRTSWDFIKPCLNEAPWELGKILAQYLSNTGLFPKCEYKMEYFMNKLDAMLIKINRRKINKIILSSMDKLKSLMQMDEEQHFLSGLIIQQSKYLIKKAEDLLIAKKILLMKDSIYFLRIEELKEQLFFPTSNLHYLTLKRKNLWVANLSIKKPMQIPILYENRDDFRNFNTEENIFYGAPMSPGEAQGEVYFAEDLSDFGNIPKGAILLTTSPNPTFTAIYPTLSGIVTLTGGVLSHGFIAAREYGLPAISAPQQIFQVLKKGMTVKMNGRLGRLEILS
- a CDS encoding HAD family hydrolase — encoded protein: MNSIRNLLIDLDGTLISFNELQAKIYFIVKAMTWNEFRVSPLKLLYSLSLFKSNIINNSDKNLIYNKAIKTFSQTMNISINDSEKILINFIEYIFPLLRKYFSIIPVANSFINWAKNRYKLYLATNPFWPPEFVNLRLQWAGIDVNTFKFISHSKNMYYSKHSKLYFQDFLSQNNLKSEECLMIGNKLALDGNARKIGMNVFILNLQNKKNNSHKEKNLENYNFGTVNFGNYYDLVNYLERNS
- a CDS encoding nucleotidyltransferase family protein; amino-acid sequence: MKENNDYSKISFVLEKLSYAEFDFNDFNRIEDSMQKIKNMKLFIEIIERNSIQVLVYDRIKNYFPKIFNSIIKICNWNYQFAKYESRFLIQNTFIFNIAKESSKLGIKIVFLKGFCFSQCLYREKFYKKMNDIDLLIEERDIHEFENILKNNKFSCLFNNLFSKKSNTSKTHHLPPYISEDKSCVITVHWQLSRNFQKNNVINFIWDDIVPIPNFQNCYRMSWECNVLHLCIHLSLYKAGFKELADIFNIIKFCSPLDTKKFKKLIIEISAYEKIYRAFVLTSKFFPELNQIQFFLEITNFCYNFIPKKLILQLEKRTRSLKFLLISRTTYITKLEKSFLLFKLSKSYNNKFKIWLKMWKILFMIPDSEQKCISGYIGNNIFVKYYYKFVTPIKIIRALCSEHGIKNIFFFTISNAFIIVSGLLKLSFFSFEKEQYDINLINLYKEME
- a CDS encoding AIR synthase related protein, coding for MSVNYFSQLENKELQSLFSWLGKNEKSKKQINEINHSDCEVVKLREKFYLYSTVDSVAEEISNKLYKEPETIGWIAAQASLSDLAACGCIPIGILFSTIWEVGTPLSFQIKLADSFKSALNSQKCFLLGGDNGSSTSTVITSVGLGYSTKVSKMRDGIQDDDFLCITGKSGRGPALCIDFLLNQKSQCNRLFSENLFRPIARITEGVQLQKFAHAVIDTSDGILSAVKQLCEINNIGVKLFWNEDCIDESAIEFCNKLNLPKFLLWIAEHGDFELISAIPAKKILQAKKKIPNLHVIGQFKKNQIEHEFFFNSNCKQKNLKIDLNKTQFLAEEKNSSLEKIVEKMNSVISYLKINQFP
- a CDS encoding diacylglycerol/lipid kinase family protein — translated: MQNIIVNENFHETIVLFNSKAKGGKGLKIWDYILKSNILQEKYKIIIKTQIDICKIESQALKNMLINFIKDGFYKFIAVGGDGTVHSVVNILFEFRAMKPLIGAIGVGSSNDFHKPNKDKIGSIPVRLNFDNAFYHDVGLVEFKDKKNFLLKEYFIVNASIGFTANANYFFNKNSRINNFIKKNNTNLAIFCAILKNLFSYKPIQTILTYNGIKYISNEIINLGILKIPHFSGSFVYPKQIKVNNGIFKIFYFNCKSKNIYKNKLHILQIMKDFLQNNILNNPSLKEVNTDKIEIKTKNETLLEIDGEVKKFTHSNFNIIKESLLLCP
- a CDS encoding nucleoside/nucleotide kinase family protein translates to MFIVVTGPDGSGKTTVCKKLQFFLAKKLNERSITIASVWDQYEDLFISQNHAQEYLKNLKGFSRSIFIFHAVQRALEIANEKKNRIIIMDSYWYKYVVSEIGLGSKKESLYHLAKLFPVPDLTIYLDISPDIAMKRKKEISNYEKGRSIGNNSEEQFLTFQKKLQPIWKEVAVKFGPWSSIQANQDSDLIIDHMFSIYLKKVA